Proteins from one Salinispora arenicola genomic window:
- the tgmB gene encoding ATP-grasp ribosomal peptide maturase, translated as MGDERTVLVLTQPYDVTADYVVAELAARDVPVFRCDPGDFPQTLTLVARWGGGWHGSLRLPGRRAALHNLGCAYYRRPTAFELPAHLSDEERRWAAREARMGLGGVLVAHPRWLNHPHDIARAEYKPAQLAAADSVGLSVPPTLITNEPAAAERFVREHGGVVVKPLGSGVLTEAGTAKLIYTNRVRAEEIDHTVSGTAHLFQQQVDKAYEVRLTVVDEVYFAVRLDGASEAARLDWRTDYDSLSYSVVTVPDQIHEAVSRLLARLRLRFGALDFVVTPQDEWTFLEVNPNGQWAWLQDATGLPIAAAIADALTKETT; from the coding sequence GTGGGCGACGAGCGCACGGTCTTGGTGCTGACCCAGCCGTACGACGTGACCGCCGACTATGTGGTGGCGGAACTGGCAGCACGGGACGTGCCGGTGTTCCGGTGCGACCCGGGCGACTTCCCGCAGACGTTGACGCTCGTCGCGCGGTGGGGCGGAGGCTGGCACGGCAGCCTCCGCCTACCCGGTCGCCGCGCCGCGCTGCACAACCTCGGGTGCGCCTACTACCGACGCCCGACCGCGTTCGAGCTACCGGCGCACCTGAGCGACGAGGAACGTCGCTGGGCCGCCCGCGAGGCACGTATGGGCCTGGGCGGGGTGCTCGTCGCGCACCCGAGGTGGCTCAACCACCCGCATGACATCGCCCGCGCCGAGTACAAGCCGGCCCAGCTCGCCGCCGCCGACTCGGTCGGGCTGTCCGTACCCCCGACATTGATCACGAATGAGCCGGCGGCGGCCGAGCGATTCGTGCGCGAGCACGGAGGCGTGGTCGTCAAGCCGCTCGGCTCCGGTGTGCTCACCGAGGCCGGCACCGCGAAACTGATCTACACCAACCGGGTGCGCGCCGAAGAGATCGACCACACGGTTTCCGGCACCGCACACCTGTTCCAACAGCAGGTGGACAAGGCCTACGAGGTGCGGCTGACAGTCGTTGACGAGGTGTACTTCGCCGTACGCCTCGACGGTGCCTCCGAGGCGGCCAGGCTGGACTGGCGCACCGATTACGACAGCCTGTCGTACTCGGTGGTGACTGTGCCCGATCAAATCCACGAGGCGGTGTCGCGACTGCTGGCCCGGCTGCGGCTGCGCTTCGGCGCGCTGGACTTCGTCGTCACCCCGCAGGACGAATGGACCTTCCTGGAGGTCAACCCGAACGGGCAGTGGGCGTGGCTGCAAGACGCCACCGGACTACCCATCGCCGCCGCGATAGCCGACGCTCTGACCAAGGAGACCACATGA
- the tgmA gene encoding putative ATP-grasp-modified RiPP — protein MAEDPLYPAAGYLPLGRPLDAVDSSDDDAQPTSTGRRPFALRFATVPARPIPVDLTTVRYDPDRQMSVDRTGTPVLGKHSTGATSTRTSDGHKSMDADTDHTED, from the coding sequence ATGGCCGAGGACCCGCTGTACCCGGCGGCCGGGTACCTGCCCCTGGGCCGCCCGCTGGATGCTGTCGACAGTAGCGACGACGACGCGCAACCGACCTCCACCGGTCGGCGGCCGTTCGCGCTTCGCTTCGCCACCGTGCCGGCACGGCCGATCCCGGTGGACCTGACCACGGTTCGCTACGACCCTGACCGACAGATGTCCGTCGACCGCACGGGCACCCCGGTTCTGGGCAAGCACTCGACCGGGGCGACCAGCACCCGGACTTCGGACGGGCACAAGAGCATGGATGCCGACACCGACCACACCGAGGACTGA